From Lagenorhynchus albirostris chromosome 15, mLagAlb1.1, whole genome shotgun sequence, one genomic window encodes:
- the NKX2-2 gene encoding homeobox protein Nkx-2.2 has product MSLTNTKTGFSVKDILDLPDTNDEEGSVAEGPEEESEGPEPAKRAGPLGQGALDTVQSLPLKNPFYDSSDNPYTRWLASTEGLQYSLHGLAAGAAPQDSSSKSPEPSADESPDNDKETPGGGGDAGKKRKRRVLFSKAQTYELERRFRQQRYLSAPEREHLASLIRLTPTQVKIWFQNHRYKMKRARAEKGMEVTPLPSPRRVAVPVLVRDGKPCHALKAQDLAAATFQAGIPFSAYSAQSLQHMQYNAQYSSAGTPQYPTAHPLVQAQQWTW; this is encoded by the exons ATGTCGCTGACCAACACAAAGACGGGGTTTTCGGTCAAGGACATCTTGGACCTACCGGACACCAACGATGAGGAGGGCTCGGTGGCCGAAGGGCCAGAGGAGGAGAGCGAGGGGCCGGAGCCCGCCAAGAGGGCCGGGCCGCTGGGGCAGGGCGCCCTGGACACGGTGCAGAGCCTGCCCCTAAAGAACCCCTTCTACGACAGCAGCGACAACCCGTACACGCGCTGGCTGGCCAGCACCGAGGGCCTCCAGTACTCCC TGCATGGGCTGGCAGCCGGCGCGGCGCCCCAGGACTCGAGTTCCAAGTCTCCGGAGCCCTCGGCCGACGAGTCACCGGACAATGACAAGGAGACCCCCGGCGGCGGAGGGGACGCCGGCAAGAAGCGGAAGCGGCGGGTGCTCTTCTCCAAGGCGCAGACCTACGAGCTGGAGCGGCGCTTCCGGCAGCAGCGGTACCTGTCGGCGCCAGAGCGCGAACACCTGGCCAGCCTCATCCGCCTCACGCCCACGCAGGTCAAGATCTGGTTCCAGAACCACCGCTACAAGATGAAGCGCGCCCGGGCAGAGAAAGGTATGGAGGTGACGCCCCTGCCCTCGCCGCGCCGGGTGGCCGTGCCCGTTTTGGTCAGGGACGGCAAACCGTGCCACGCGCTCAAAGCCCAGGACCTGGCAGCTGCCACCTTCCAGGCGGGCATCCCCTTTTCGGCCTACAGCGCGCAGTCTCTGCAACACATGCAGTACAACGCCCAGTACAGCTCGGCCGGCACCCCCCAGTACCCGACAGCACACCCCCTGGTCCAGGCCCAGCAGTGGACTTGGTGA